The DNA region GTTCAAAAGCCATCAGTAACCTTCTGTGCATCGCCAAGCTTAATGACCCAGGACAGCAACACCCTCACAGCCAACAATGTGTATCTCCATGACCAACAACCCTGAAAGTTGATCTACCAACCAGACTAGTCAGTTACTGACTGGTAGCAGCTGGGCATTGCAAGCCTTCAGATGGCAATGATCATATgcttctgcacattgagtgggcCTTGTTGGTATTTCACCACTGTAACTCCAGGACGAGCAGCCTTCCGTATCATAAAGTTCTGCAGCCAAACATCCTGGGTCTGCAGCAGCGTTCTGTCCTATCAGTCAGTGATCATTGGCTGAGCCCAGAAGTGGCACTCTACTCTGTGACACCAGCCTAAGAAAATATCATGTAGAAATAACTGCCCAGTTTCATCGTCGTCATCCTTCAATAACTGTTTCTGTACAGTATTGTGGCGGTGGTCGGTCTGTCCTGCCACCGACTTGAGTGGTGGCCAGTACATCGGGagcatcctgtttgtatgcaggATGGTCAAGCTCACGGTGCTCAGAAAtgcttcctccatgctgcctgagaGCAGTTTACAAAATTTGTTTGAAACCAACAGTTTTGAAAATGGTATTGGTTAGTGATAACCAGATGAATTTTGGAATATTATGGAAGGAATCATAGGAGTTTGACCACACGGCCCAGAATTTCAGAAGGTATCCCAAAATCCACCAGGGGAAACAACTTATGATGATTTGATATTAGCAGCAGAACTTTCTTGGGATACCTGCCCAGAATGCTATACACTTTTTAAGAAAAAGCACAATGTTTTGTGGATGCTATGATTCACACAGGGATGTCACAGCTTTTTTAGACAAAGCAGTGTGGACTTACTCCTTTGGTTCAGTTATATCTGTGTATACTACAAAAGTTGAGAAAATGTGTAGACAGTATTCCAATACtagtgccctttttttttttttttttagtttagcaTATGTCACTTGGGATAAACTTTAAACCCTACTGAAAAAAGCCAATCTCGTACCAGAATAAATGTGTCCACCGGGTAAACCGTTCCTGTGTAGACAACCCTGTGTAGAATGACCAAAAATCCTTTTCCCCTCTTAAATTGCAATCTTGTAATGTCTGTTTCTCTACTTCTCTATTCATCAGAGTCTTCAGTGTACACAAGAATTATATTTCTAGGGTCCAGAAGCTTCTAAGTCTTTCATTATATTATACACCCATAAAGTAGCAAAAAGCACATGCCTAGTTTTTTGTGTGTTCCTGAGACTTCCATTTACATCATGAAGTCTTTCTTAGCAATCTAAAAAACGTTAACTTTGCACCTCAGCTACCAAATACAGAATACAGCCAAAGCTGCTGtttatatacttaaaaaaaaaaaaaaaaaaaaaaaaagccaaatctGAAGGGAGACCAGCGATGGACAATTAAATGCCATTGGTTTTTAATGTGGATTTAGACTGTTCATGGGATTTAAAATTCTAAATGCTATCAAAGGCAGATTTGAAAGGTATGAAGGTTGGAAAGGTAAATGGAGCAGCAACTGGCTTAACCAGCATTAACCTAAGTAAAATTAAGCTAGAGGTCTCCATTCAGCTGGGCTATAACATGCTATCGTTATGTAAATGAAAGGAAATAGTTAACATTTCACTTATTGCCCTAAAAGATTTTATTCACAAAAATTGCAAGACATTGCAATCTATGTGTATTTATTTGAAATtatctccgtgtgtgtgtgtgtatatgggagCTGTCAGTTGGTCCTGTTGAACTTTCAGAAATACTCACCAGACATTGAAAAGGAAAAGTTCATTTGGGTTATATATAGTTAAAAAACGTTAATTGTATTATAATTTTGAGAGATTCTGAATTACAGTATAACTACCAATTCTTCATATTAATCTTCATTCACACACCACTTCTCAGCATAATTCAATAGCAGCATTCCATTGTTGGGTCTGGAATTACTAAAATGTCATtggtttaagaaaaaaacaataaattacTTAGTactaaaatagtaaaaattatgtAAATCATTAAAACTAAACTCCATTATCAGTACATTCTTTGTCCAGTATCGCTATAGTTTTGTTTTCCTCATTCTAACAAAGAGCACCATACAGTCATTAGAGCAAATTAGTGAGGTTATAATATATTTTTGTTGGCTAAAAGTATCACTGTTACACACAAAGCAGTAGAATAAGCACACTTTTTTCAGAATATTAAATATATGCGCATTAAGATGATTTGGATGCCACTAGGAAATAGCTGCAAAACTTTTCAGTTTCTTGTGTATCTTTAGTTGCTAACTGGTTTAGtataatacatttttattcttcTTATCCTTGAAAGTATCCTCAGATTTTAAAGTCACATTGAAGAAGTTGAAAATTAATCTTTTGAAATACAAttattatggccattcttaatttAGAAAAATCAACTTTTTCCTTGTTTGCTTTCCCTAGGAACTATAGCCAGGTCTCATCAGTCATCAAAATGCAAAGGAATTTAATACAGACTGTGTTTCAGCTGGCACATCGGACATGTTTGGTACCACATCGCACTGGTTTCCTTCAGCACTTAAAAGGAAAACCAGTTTTGCCTCAGACTGGATGCAAAGTGATTTTGGCACTGGGCCCTGAAAAACAGTGTCTCCATGCATCTGCTGCACTCTGTCTCTCAAAGGAAGGAAAGTCACTGGGTGTATTTTCATCCCAACCAGAAGGCACTCACCACaaagaacaaaaggaagaaaacccTTTGAAACCAGCTAGTGATATACCCCAGGGGAAGCCTGTAGAATCAAGTTCTTTAGAGCCTGATCCATTACAAGACAAATCAATTAGTCTCTTTCAGAGGTTCAAGAGAACTTTTAAACagtatggaaaagttatgattccACTGCATCTGTTGACTTCCAGTGTATGGTTTGGATCCTTTTACTATGCAGCCATGAAGTAAGTTACTGATTTGTAACAAGGTCATTATTGCTTTTAATCTGAGACAGATATATACAAGAACATCTGCAATGTAGATCTTATTAGTGTCAGAAATTACCCAACTTACTCCATCAGCAAAAGGAGTTTCCATGTCTTACTAGACCCAAGATTGTTAATGAAAGGGAATAGACCTCATATCAATGTGTTGTTTATGTACTATTTAACTTGCTACAGTTTGTCTATACAAAATACTTCTATCTTCATTTGGAAGGAATGTAATTGtcaccaaaataaaacaatgcacaCATTATAGGTGCCGGCTTCCTGCGGGCTCAGGGGGTGCTCATTCACCCCAGGTCCTGCTCTCCCCCATCTttctcccaagtccccaccctgcctctttccgCTCATTTCCGTCTCCTTCCCAACACCACCTGCCCACGGCGAAACAGCTAATTGCATCGGGCGGGaggtgctggaagggagggggaggagttgatcagtggggcacCCAGCGGATGGgaggcctggggggtgggggagcaccatccctggagcacccactgaaTCGGTGCCTATATTACGCAtgatcttacacacacacacacaatggcatCTGCTTCCAGTCTCTGCTGTGTGGCAAAAATGGTGGCTTGTCCTCCCCTCTCTGAAATAATAGTAAAGGGAGGTGAAATCCGCTGTAGGCCTGACCCCTCTCCCTTCTGGTTTTCCTCCCCTATGTAGGTAGAAGAAACTTAGGAGCGTGCTCTACTATAGGCCAAACCTTCTTTTGAATTTAAATTTGTTTGTGGGGGTTGAAATTTGAATGATAGAGTTCATaggttaaaaaatatatataccatAGTTGCTTTTCAGGCTGTCTCAACCATAGAGTGTACCAGGTAGGTTGTCACCTCTTTAAGTTGAAGGAGTTAGGAGGTGGAAGAGGTAGGAGAAAAGGTGGTAGCAAGGTGCTTTCTTGTCTTTGGTATCTGCTACCTTTTTTTattcaataaaattatttttactttgcCTCTGCCTGTAACACCACCATTAGAAGATACAGGAGTGATCTAATTGCTCAATATCTTTCTTTTCGCCCTTCCTCTCACTTTGGCTTAGAACTTTTTTCTTTGATTCTTCCAAACAAGCATATGCAGAACTCCCTGTATGGTTGCACTGTCCGCTGAGCCAAAAGGCCAGCCATTTCACATGGTACCTTTttaatgtacagtaactcctcacttaaagtcatcccggttattgttgttttgttgctgatcaattagggaatatGCTCGTtcaaagttgtgcagtgctcccttataacatcgtttggcagccgcttgctttgtccactgcttgcaggaaaagcagcctgtTGGAGTTAGCTGgcgggggcttggaaccagggtggaccagcagctcccctaagttccctatgtagcagccgcccagcaggctatcaattactcgcagttcagctgtccctcccccccgcactgtcatgtgctgctcctgccctctgccttggagctgcttccaggagcctcctgcttgctatgTGGCATGGGGAGGgcgctaatgtcagggtgtccccctcccccctgcttctgcaccccacttaccaCATCTCCCTGGGGGGGTGGTAACGACAGGACAAGGCTCAGGATGAGGGAGCTTCCTtgggagcagctgctgtctcaacttgctgatctaattaacaaggcagtttACTTTGAGTGggatcagcgtacttaaaggggcaatactcatttctctctctcacacagggttTGTGTATCTGTCTGCcatgctatctcccctccctccatttgtgctgccttgtagaatgtgaggctacattaacaacaatcggttaacccttgaggactcagccgaaagctagttcatcatttagcactaaagcattccctgggaaatatcccaccctctgacttcatcacctcaatcaagcttcacaaCCATCATCGcagtgtacagtattaaattgtttgtttaaaacatatactgcgcatgtgtgtgtgtatgtttacataaatataaataaaaatagtcttttgtctggtgaaaaaaatttccctggaacctaacccaatatttacattattttttggggggaaattggattcgcttaacattgtttcacttaaagtcacatttttcaggaacataactacaacgttaagcgaggagttactgtagttccctcccacccccctatcTTTGTGTTCAGAAGGTTTTTGTGAGAGGGAGCCTTTGATGACTTCCTTGTTCTTTTACTATCTCCTTTATCTTTAATCCTATAGAAAGTATTGGGAACCAAAGCTTCCAGTTTCAGTAGGTGTTTGGTGGTCTAGGCTATGCCCATTAGTAGAAGCTCTCTGAAGAAAATGTCATTCGCTCCTGTTCCTCCCAAGAAACTATTTTTATCACTGAGATTAGTTGTCATCTCTCTCCCCATGCTTCTCCAGAACAATGTGGTGGATGAAAATGTATTGTATTATGATGCTTTGTTTCTggggttttatttaaattaatcctTTTCTTTTTTGGACCCTCACGAAGGCACTGGGAGTGTCAAGTGTGCATGGAGTATGCAGCATTTGCTAATATACTGAACTCCTTATTTGCAGTGCCCATGCTATTTCAGGTCTGGACATCATTTGGACACGCTGCCAGACATAAACACTTGTTTGAATATGAGCTCTGGATACCATCAGtcatcctgctttctctttttttttcttgttagtaTCTGTACATCTTGTAATAAAACTAATGTATCAACGC from Gopherus evgoodei ecotype Sinaloan lineage chromosome 2, rGopEvg1_v1.p, whole genome shotgun sequence includes:
- the FAM210A gene encoding protein FAM210A is translated as MQRNLIQTVFQLAHRTCLVPHRTGFLQHLKGKPVLPQTGCKVILALGPEKQCLHASAALCLSKEGKSLGVFSSQPEGTHHKEQKEENPLKPASDIPQGKPVESSSLEPDPLQDKSISLFQRFKRTFKQYGKVMIPLHLLTSSVWFGSFYYAAMKGVNVVPFLEFIGVPESIVSILKNSQSGYALTAYAMYKIATPARYTVTLGGTSITVKYLRKHGYMSTPPPVTEYLQDRMEETKERLSGKMEETRDMISEKMEETKDRLTEKMEETKDRITEKIQETKDKVSFKKRKE